The Balearica regulorum gibbericeps isolate bBalReg1 chromosome 12, bBalReg1.pri, whole genome shotgun sequence genome includes a region encoding these proteins:
- the LOC142603573 gene encoding olfactory receptor 12D1-like, producing MCNQTEVREFILWGITEVQGLQHFFFTSFLLLYLTCLLGNGAIVARVISEPRLHPPMYFFLGNLSCLDIFYSTVTVPKMLTGFLFGHQPISFGGCLAQLHFFHFLGSTEAVLLATMAYDRYVAICNPLRYALVMSPRTCLLLAVASWSTGFVHATMHSVMTSQQSFCGHNHIRHFFCDIKPLLNLACSSTSLNMTLLNVVTTSIALGPFTLIVLSYLYIISFVFQKVRSQEGRWKPFSTCASHLTVVALLYIPVLFNYTPPSSGSSPKRDVPVSLVYSAVTPALNPLIYTLRNQEVRSALKKMLQRKFFPGGK from the coding sequence ATGTGTAACCAGACAGAAGTCCGTGAGTTCATCCTTTGGGGCATCACTGAGGtccaggggctgcagcactTTTTCTTCACCTCCTTTCTCTTGCTCTACTTGACCTGTCTTCTGGGAAATGGTGCCATTGTGGCCAGGGTGATATCTGAGCCGCGGCTCCACCCACCAATGTACTTCTTCCTGGGGAACCTCTCCTGCCTGGACATTTTCTACTCTACAGTCACTGTTCCCAAGATGTTGACTGGCTTTCTCTTTGGGCATCAGCCCATCTCCTTTGGTGGGTGCTTGGCGCAGCTCCACTTCTTCCACTTCCTGGGCAGTACTGAGGCTGTGCTCCTGGCCACCATGGCCTACGACCGCTACGTGGCCATTTGCAACCCTTTGCGCTACGCCCTTGTCATGAGCCCACGGACTtgtctgctgctggctgtggccaGCTGGTCCACTGGCTTTGTACATGCCACGATGCACTCAGTCATGACCTCTCAACAGAGTTTCTGTGGCCACAACCACATTCGTCACTTCTTCTGTGACATCAAGCCACTGTTGAATTTGGCGTGCAGTAGTACCAGCCTCAACATGACCCTCCTCAACGTTGTCACCACGTCTATTGCTCTCGGCCCCTTCACTCTCATAGTGCTCTCCTACCTCTACATCATCTCCTTCGTCTTCCAGAAAGTCCGGTCCCAGGAAGGAAGATGGAAGCCCTTCTCCACCTGTGCTTCCCACCTCACCGTTGTGGCTCTCTTGTACATACCAGTGCTCTTCAATTACACACCACCCTCCTCAGGAAGCTCCCCTAAAAGGGATGTGCCAGTGTCTCTCGTGTACAGTGCGGTCACCCCAGCTCTGAACCCCTTGATCTACACTCTTAGGAACCAGGAGGTGAGATCTgccctgaaaaaaatgttacagagaAAATTCTTTCCTGGAGGAAAGTGA